The DNA window TCGGCGAGGTCGCGGTGGTCCCTCGTATCGAACTCCTTAGCCATCTGATCAGCCAAACCTTCCGCTCAGGTAGTCGGCGAGACGCTGGTCCTTCGGCGCCATGAAGATCTGCTTCGTGGCGCCCACCTCGACCATGTCTCCCATGTAGAAGAACGCCGTGCGGTCCGAGACGCGCGTGGCCTGCTCCATGTTGTGCGTCACGATGGCCACGCAGATGCCGGCGTCGGCGATGGCGCGGATCGTCTGCTCCACGGTGAACGTGGAGATGGGGTCGAGCGCGGAGCACGGCTCGTCGAACAGCACGACGTCGGGGTCCATCGCGAGCGTGCGGGCGATGCACAGGCGCTGCTGCTGGCCACCGGAAAGCCCCAAGCCGCTGCGGTCGAGCTTGTCTCTGACCTCGTCCCACAGCGCCGCCTGGCGAAGCGTGCGCTCCACGAGCTCGTCACCCTGCTCGCGGCTGGTCACGCGGCCGTGGCGCTTGGGCGCGAACAGGATGTTCTCGCGGATGGACTTCCTGAACGGCGTGGGCTGCTGGAACACCATGCCGATGGAGCGGCGCAGCTCGAAGAGGTTCTCCTCGCGCGTGTTGATGTCGCGGCCGTGGTAGAGAATCTGGCCGCCGATGTCGCAGCGGGCGATCTCGCGGTTCATGAGGTTGAGGCAGCGCAGGAAGGTAGACTTGCCACAGCCCGACGGGCCGATGAGCGCCGTGACGGTGCCGGCGTCAAAGGAAAGGCTCGTGGGGTGCAGGGCCTCCTTGGTGTGGTCGTAGCGCACGGTGACGTCGCGGGTCTCGATCAGGTGACCTAAGGCGGCACCAGCGGCGGGCTCGGCGCCCTGGGCGGCACGCATGGCCTCGGGGTTCATGGCTTCGCTCATTCGCTCGTCAGCCTCCTCGCGAGGGCGCGCCCGGCCACGCGGGCGAGCACGTTGAACAGCAGCACGCAGATGATGAGCACCGCGGCCGTGCCCCACACGATCTCGTCGTTGCCGGGCGTGGGCTCCATCTTGAGCTTCCAGATGTGCACGGCCAGCGTCTCGGCCGGGCGGAAGATGTTCCAGGGGCTCCTGGGGCTCGTGATGGCGGCGGCGAAGTTGATGCGCGCCGCGGCCGAGCCCGACGTGAAGATGAGGGCGGCCGCCTCGCCGAACACGCGGCCCGCCGAGATGACCACGCCGGTAACGATGGCGGGCATGGCGGCCGGCAGCAAGACGTTGATCGTGGTCTCCCAGCGCGTGAGGCCCATGGCGAGCGCGGCGTCGCGCTGCGACTGCGGGACGTCTGCCAACGCCTGCTGGATGACGCGCACCAGGATGGGGATGTTGAACATCGTGAGCGCCAGGGCGCCGGCGATGATGGAGATGCCCCAGCCCAGGACCACGACGAAGAACAGGCTGCCGAACATGCCCACGACGATCGACGGCAGGCTCGAGAGCGTCTCGATGGCCGTGGAGGCCGCCGTGGTGATCCAGTTGTCGGGCGCGTACTCCACGAGGAAGATCGCGGCGCCCAGGCTCACGGGCAGGCTGATGAGCAGCGTGATGATAAGCATGTAGAACGAGTCGAACAGCTGCGTGGCGATGCCGGGCAGCACCTTGTCGGCCGAGTCGTTCACGAGAAATCCGGGCTGGAAGACCTTCCAGAGGCCCTTCACGAGGATGAAGGCCACGATGGCGGCCAGGATGAGCAGCACGAGCGCGGCGATGGCCGTAAGCACGCCGGTGGCGATGCGGTCCTGGCGACCGATGCGGCGGGCGTGGGCGTCGAGGTCGACATCGGGCGCGGGTGCGGCGGCGCGACCAGGCTCGGCAGCGCTTCCGGTCACGCGCTCCTCGGGGGTGGCGACGCTATCCATTCTTCTTCGCTCCCCTCTTGCTGATAACGTGGATGATGACGATGAACAGCAGGCTCATGCCCATGAGCAGAAGGCCCAGGCTCCACAGCGCGTGGTACTCCACCGAGCCGGTCGTGGCGTTGGCAAGGCCGCTCGTGAGCGCCGTCGTGAGCGTGGCCGCCGGGTCGAGAAGCCCGGTGGGCATGGCCTTCTCGACGCCGCCGATGACCATCTGGACGGCGAGCGTCTCGCCAAAGGCGCGGGTCATGCCCAGGATGACGGCCGTGAGCAGGCTGGGAAGCGCGCTCTTGAGCACGACGTGGCACACGGTCTGCCAGCGCGTGCAGCCCAGCGCGTAGCTGCCCTCGCGGTACTCGTTGGGCACGGCGGCCAGTGCGTCGATGGACAGCGTGGTCACCGTGGGCAGGATCATAACCGCGAGCACGATGGCGCCCGACAGGATGCCGGCGCCGGTGCCGGCGGCGTCGCCGAAGATCGCGCGCATCGCCGAGTTGACGACCGTGAGGCCGATGAGGCCGTAGACGACCGAGGGGATGCCCACAAGCAGCTCGACGAGCGGTTGGAAGACGCGGCGGCCGAACACGGGCTGCACCTCGACGACGAAGATGGCCGAGCCCAGCGCGATGGGCAGGGCGAACACGGTGGACAGCAGCGTGACGGAGAACGACCCCACGATGAGGGGAAGCGCGCCGTAGCGGCCGTCGGACGGAATCCAGTTCTGCCCGGTGATGAAGCTGCCAAAGTCGACGCCGTCCGCGAAGAACGTGGTGAGGCCCTGCTCGGCGACCATGACGATGAGCGTCACGACGACGAGGGCCACGAGGGCGACGCACGCCCCCGTGAGGCCGAGGCCCACGTTCTCCAGGCTGCGCTTTGGCATCAATCGCTTTGCCATACGAGTCCTTTGGTGAGGTGGTCAAGAAAGCGCGGCGCACGCCCGGGCGGGTGGGCGTGACGCCGCGCAAAGGGAGGGGTCGCGGATGCTAGGCGGCGCTGATCGTGCCGGAGGCGTCCTTCTTGACCTTCATGCCGGTCAGAGGGATGAAGCCCTTCTCCTCGACGAGCTTGCCCTGGACGTCGTCGGAGAGCATGTAGTCGATGAAGGCCTTCGTGACGTCGTCGGCGCCCGCAGCGACGTACATGTGCTCGTAGGACCAGATCTTGAAGTCACCGGTCTCGACGTTGGCGCTCTTGGGCTCCACGCCGTCGACCTTGAGGGCCTTGAACTTGGAGTCATCGAAGTAGGAGAAGGCCAGGTAGGAGATGGCGCCGGCGGTCTGCTGGAGCTTCTCGACCACGGTGCCCGAGGAGTCCTCCTCGGCAACCGGCTTGAAGGAGTCGGGCACGGTGGCGCCGGCGAGCACGGCGTTCTCGAACGTGGCGCGGGTGCCGGAGCCGGCCTTGCGGTTGATGACCTGGATGGGGCCGGCCGTGCCGCCCACCTGGCTCCAGTCCGTGATCTCGCCGGTGAAGATGCCCTTGAGCTGCTCGGTGGTGAGGTCGTCGACGTCGACGTCGCTGTTCACGACCGGGCCCATACCCACGACGGCCACCTGGTTGTCGACGAGCTTGGCGGCGTCGGCGGCGTCGAGCTTCTCCTCGGCGAAGATGTCGGAGCGGCCGATCTGGGCCTTGCCGTCCTTGACGTCGGACAGACCCTGGCCGGAGCCGCCGCCGGAGATGGTGATGGTGACGTTGGCGTTCGCGTCCATGAAGGCGTTCGCGGCGTCCTCGACGAGCGGCTGGAAGCTCGTGGCGCCCGAGCAGGTGATGGAGCCGGAGAGGTCGGCGGCAGCGCTCGAGGCGGCCTCCGTGGCGGCGGAGGAGCCCGAACCACCGCAGCCAACGAGGCCGAGGCCGGCGAAGGCAGCGAGGCCACCGGCCATGCCGAGGAACTGACGACGAGACATACCCTTGCTCATGGTTCTCCCTTTGTTGAGTGTTGCGACCTGACCGCCGGGCACCGAGTCTTGTGGCCCGTGGCGGCGCGGCCGCTTTCCAAGACGAGACTCTACGGGCCGCCTGCCGCCGCATTGGGCTCATCGGCCAGCCCTTACCCGGCCGTGACGCGCCCTTACCGGCGCGTGACGCTGGTTTACGTTGCGCTTACATTTCGCGTGGGCGGGCGACTGTGCGCGGCTCGGCGGGTCCCGCAGGCCATCTACGTAAGAGAGCGGCTAAAACCTGGTCACGAATTGCGTTTGGGAACGAGCCACGAGTTCGCTCTCCGCCCCGCCAACGTCATGCCCGTTGCTGGCAACTCGAATAGCTGCGGCTTTGCAAACGGGTTCATTACTGGCGCTTGCGCAGGAACGGCCAGCTCGTTCCCAAACGCAATTCGCAGCCATCTAAAGGTGTCCCACCCACGTAAATCGCTTGCGCCCCCACGCCCGAGCCCGGACGTGCCCTCCCCCGCCGGGCTCAAGTGAAATTACGCAAATGCTGAGGTGCCACATTGTTAGGTTCCAATTAATTTGGTCCCATATGATTAGGTACCTTGACTATCTTCGCAATCGGTCCTAGCATGCTCTCGTCACACACAAGGAAGGGAGCCAAATGGCTCAGAAACAGGCAAGGGAGGCGAGCATGGAAACACCAGAGGAAGGCAGTGGCTTTGCGCCGTGCGGGCGCATCGAGGCATGTCCGCGGCCAGACGTGGACGACCCGTTCCGCCCCCGCTGGATGGACATCAGCGACCCCGACGAGCGCCGGGGCGCCCACATCGTGGACATGCTCGGCTTCTGCGGGCACTACATCCACGTGAACGGCGGAGGCCGCTCGGGCCGCGCGCCCATCATCTGCGCGCTACTCAAGCACGGCGACGCCATCCCCCAGCGCGAGCTCATGAACATGTTCGACCTCAAGGCGGGCTCGCTGTCGGAGGTGCTCACCAAGATCGAGCGCGACGGCCTCATCGAGCGCACGCGCGACCCCCAGGACCGCCGCCAGCTCATCGTTCGCCTCACGCCGGAGGGCCACGAGCAGGCCACGGCCGAGCAGCTCGACCGCGAGCGGTTCCGCGCCGAGGCGCTCTGCTGCCTCACGGACGCCGAGCGCGAGCAGCTTGAGGACATGCTCGCACGCATCAAGCAGCACTGGAAGGAAATCGAGCCGGACATGAAGGGAGACTGTGCATGCAAGAACTAGACGCAGCCGCAAGCGGCAAGGCGGCCGAGAAGGTCAGCTACGCCGCCATCATGCGCAAGCTCATGGAGAGCATCCGCGAGTATAGGGGCGTCACCATCGCCACGCCGCTGCTCGTCCTGGGCGAGGTCATCTGCGAGATGGCCATCCCCTTCCTCACGGCCAACCTCATCGACCAGATCAAGGTGGGCGCCACCGTTAGCCAGCTGCTGCAGCCTTCGGGCATCCTGGTGCTGCTCGCGCTGTGCTCGCTGGCGTGCGGAACGGCCGCGGGCGTTACGTGCAGCCACGCTAGCTGCGGGTTTGCCAAGAACCTGCGCCGCGACATGTTCTACAACATCCAGCGCTTCAGCTTCGCCAACATCGACGAGTTCTCCTCGAGCTCGCTCGTGACGCGCCTCACCACCGACATCAACAACGTCCAGCAGGCGTTCATGATGATCATCCGCATCGCCGTGCGCTCGCCTCTGTGCCTCGTGTTCGCCTTCACGATGGCGGCCATCATGGGAGGCTCGCTGGCCCTGGTGTACGCGCTTTTGCTGCCGCTTCTCGGCTTTGGCCTGTTTTACATCATCTACAAGGTGCGCCCCATCTTCACGCGCGTCTTCCACAAGTACGACGCCCTCAACGAGTCGGTCGAGGAGAACGTCACGGGCATGCGCGTGGTCAAGAGCTACGTGCGCGAGGACTACGAGAAGGGCAAGTTCGCCCGCGCCGCGCAGGACGTCTGCGCAGACTTCACGCGTGCCGAGAAGCTCCTGGCCTTCAACAACCCCATGATGATGTTCGCCGTTGACCTCACCTGGGTCGTCATCATCTACTTTGGCTCGCAGGTCATCATCACGAGCAACGGCACTCAGTTCGACGTGGGCCAGCTATCGGCCACCTTCACGTACGGCTTCCAGATTCTCATGAGCCTCATGCAGCTGTCCATGATCTTCGTCATGGTCACGATGGCCGACGAGAGCGCCCACCGCATCAACGAGGTCCTCGAGGCCGAGCCTACGATCGCCGCGCCCGCCGACCCCGTTCGCGAGGTGGCGGACGGCTCGATCGACTTCGACCACGTGAGCTTCAAGTACTCCGCGCACGCCGAGCGCCAGGCCCTCTCCGACGTGGACCTGCACATCAAGAGTGGCGAGACCATCGGCGTCATCGGCGGCACGGGCTCGTCGAAGTCCACGCTCGTGAACCTCGTGGCGCGCCTGTACGACGCCACCGAGGGCAGTGTCTCGGTGGGTGGCGTCGACGTGCGCCGCTACGACCTCGAGACGCTGCGTACGAACGTCGCCATGGTGCTGCAGAAGAACGTGCTGTTCAGCGGCACCATCGCCGAGAACCTGCGCTGGGGCAACGAGAACGCCACCGACGAGGAGGTCCGCGAGGCCGCCCACCTCGCCTGCGCCGACGAGTTCGTCGATGGCTTCCCCAAGGGCTACGACACCTACATCGAGCAGGGCGGCTCCAACGTCTCCGGCGGCCAGAAGCAGCGCCTGTGCATCGCGCGCGCCCTGCTGCGCCACCCCAAGGTCCTCATCCTCGACGACTCCACGAGCGCCGTGGACACCAAGACCGACGCGAGCATCCGCGAGGCGCTTGCCACCTACCTGCCCACGACCACGAAGATCATCATCGCCCAGCGCACCTCCTCGGTGGAGGCCGCGGACCGCATCGTCGTGATGGAGGGCGGCCGCATCGCCGACGTGGGCACCCACGCCGAGCTCATGCGCCGCTGCGCCATCTACCGCGAGACCTACACCTCGCAGAACAAGATGGGCACCGAGGAGTCCGACGTCGAGGCCGCCGAGGCCAAGGCGGACGCCGCGCTGCCCGACAATGCCGAGAAGGGAGGCGAGGCCCATGAGTAGGGAGCCTAAGAAGACCCAGACCAAGGCCGGCACCGCCGTCCGCCTCGTCAAGACGCTGTTCTCGTTCTACCCGCACCTGCTGCCCGCCGTGGTGGTGTGCCTGCTCGTGGCCGCCGTGTCCAGCTCGTTTGGCTCGGTGTTCCTGCAGGGCGCGCTGCAGATCGTGTCCACGTACGGCCAGTCGGGCGACTGGGCGGCCGCCCAGCCCGAGGTGCTTCGCCTTGTGCTCACGCTCGCCGCCATCTACCTCGCGGGCGTGGCCGCGTCGCTGTTCTGGAACCGCTCCATGGCCACGATCACACAGGGCTCGCTCGAGCAGCTGCGCGAGAAGCTCTTCAACCACATGCAGGACCTGCCCATCAGCTACTTCGACACGCACCAGCGCGGCGACGTCATGAGCCACTACACCAACGACATCGACGCCATCCGCCAGATGATCTCGCAGTCGCTGCCGAACCTGTTCCAGACGTGCGTCATCCTCATCACAGTGTTCGTCATCATGCTGTACTACTCCGTGTGGATGTGCCTGGTCATCGTGGCCGGCGTGGCGTTCATGGTGGTCATGACC is part of the Parolsenella massiliensis genome and encodes:
- a CDS encoding phosphate ABC transporter ATP-binding protein; translation: MRAAQGAEPAAGAALGHLIETRDVTVRYDHTKEALHPTSLSFDAGTVTALIGPSGCGKSTFLRCLNLMNREIARCDIGGQILYHGRDINTREENLFELRRSIGMVFQQPTPFRKSIRENILFAPKRHGRVTSREQGDELVERTLRQAALWDEVRDKLDRSGLGLSGGQQQRLCIARTLAMDPDVVLFDEPCSALDPISTFTVEQTIRAIADAGICVAIVTHNMEQATRVSDRTAFFYMGDMVEVGATKQIFMAPKDQRLADYLSGRFG
- the pstA gene encoding phosphate ABC transporter permease PstA produces the protein MDSVATPEERVTGSAAEPGRAAAPAPDVDLDAHARRIGRQDRIATGVLTAIAALVLLILAAIVAFILVKGLWKVFQPGFLVNDSADKVLPGIATQLFDSFYMLIITLLISLPVSLGAAIFLVEYAPDNWITTAASTAIETLSSLPSIVVGMFGSLFFVVVLGWGISIIAGALALTMFNIPILVRVIQQALADVPQSQRDAALAMGLTRWETTINVLLPAAMPAIVTGVVISAGRVFGEAAALIFTSGSAAARINFAAAITSPRSPWNIFRPAETLAVHIWKLKMEPTPGNDEIVWGTAAVLIICVLLFNVLARVAGRALARRLTSE
- the pstC gene encoding phosphate ABC transporter permease subunit PstC is translated as MAKRLMPKRSLENVGLGLTGACVALVALVVVTLIVMVAEQGLTTFFADGVDFGSFITGQNWIPSDGRYGALPLIVGSFSVTLLSTVFALPIALGSAIFVVEVQPVFGRRVFQPLVELLVGIPSVVYGLIGLTVVNSAMRAIFGDAAGTGAGILSGAIVLAVMILPTVTTLSIDALAAVPNEYREGSYALGCTRWQTVCHVVLKSALPSLLTAVILGMTRAFGETLAVQMVIGGVEKAMPTGLLDPAATLTTALTSGLANATTGSVEYHALWSLGLLLMGMSLLFIVIIHVISKRGAKKNG
- a CDS encoding phosphate ABC transporter substrate-binding protein — its product is MSKGMSRRQFLGMAGGLAAFAGLGLVGCGGSGSSAATEAASSAAADLSGSITCSGATSFQPLVEDAANAFMDANANVTITISGGGSGQGLSDVKDGKAQIGRSDIFAEEKLDAADAAKLVDNQVAVVGMGPVVNSDVDVDDLTTEQLKGIFTGEITDWSQVGGTAGPIQVINRKAGSGTRATFENAVLAGATVPDSFKPVAEEDSSGTVVEKLQQTAGAISYLAFSYFDDSKFKALKVDGVEPKSANVETGDFKIWSYEHMYVAAGADDVTKAFIDYMLSDDVQGKLVEEKGFIPLTGMKVKKDASGTISAA
- a CDS encoding MarR family winged helix-turn-helix transcriptional regulator, translating into METPEEGSGFAPCGRIEACPRPDVDDPFRPRWMDISDPDERRGAHIVDMLGFCGHYIHVNGGGRSGRAPIICALLKHGDAIPQRELMNMFDLKAGSLSEVLTKIERDGLIERTRDPQDRRQLIVRLTPEGHEQATAEQLDRERFRAEALCCLTDAEREQLEDMLARIKQHWKEIEPDMKGDCACKN
- a CDS encoding ABC transporter ATP-binding protein; the protein is MESIREYRGVTIATPLLVLGEVICEMAIPFLTANLIDQIKVGATVSQLLQPSGILVLLALCSLACGTAAGVTCSHASCGFAKNLRRDMFYNIQRFSFANIDEFSSSSLVTRLTTDINNVQQAFMMIIRIAVRSPLCLVFAFTMAAIMGGSLALVYALLLPLLGFGLFYIIYKVRPIFTRVFHKYDALNESVEENVTGMRVVKSYVREDYEKGKFARAAQDVCADFTRAEKLLAFNNPMMMFAVDLTWVVIIYFGSQVIITSNGTQFDVGQLSATFTYGFQILMSLMQLSMIFVMVTMADESAHRINEVLEAEPTIAAPADPVREVADGSIDFDHVSFKYSAHAERQALSDVDLHIKSGETIGVIGGTGSSKSTLVNLVARLYDATEGSVSVGGVDVRRYDLETLRTNVAMVLQKNVLFSGTIAENLRWGNENATDEEVREAAHLACADEFVDGFPKGYDTYIEQGGSNVSGGQKQRLCIARALLRHPKVLILDDSTSAVDTKTDASIREALATYLPTTTKIIIAQRTSSVEAADRIVVMEGGRIADVGTHAELMRRCAIYRETYTSQNKMGTEESDVEAAEAKADAALPDNAEKGGEAHE